In Mercenaria mercenaria strain notata chromosome 13, MADL_Memer_1, whole genome shotgun sequence, a single window of DNA contains:
- the LOC123529531 gene encoding uncharacterized protein LOC123529531: MMSDRNLSVPDAQLPAERSSQSLSISNLRNNRNAAETSRAQLVSSDIHREPRRPSMTFEPARREHENRQNDTRRGSMYMHRGSNRHPERGLEERRASNVRRGSIHQVEENHHTDISRDSRVSNGHVPGERGQNSRVFRHPDNVHSTHYHQRPVSEPSRTSGDLPPVDAVTQRRRDFQGVSSARTRGSNYEDVPDKDDRYVVPALPMPVAIFCCVLNFVIPGFGSMAASLCVLCCAKTDDMTCGEKLGSCCTVFGIGVLQLLLVACFLIGWIWSCIWGITFIGMSASYYDDDDDEYNDDYYTDSNNPAYRARVRGRTPLPTPQIVVDQPYPGIRYEDIQRDRRRRRETQRRSRSRISLTPSNLIYPMRAPSNIAYNSPPPPYQATLSPPPPYRREQNNRRRESISYEITNRQPDRQRQNTDVIHEEEYR; the protein is encoded by the exons ATGATGTCGGACAGGAATTTATCGGTTCCTGATGCGCAACTTCCGGCTGAACGGTCCAGTCAAAGTCTATCGATTTCAAATCTCCGAAATAACAGAAATGCTGCTGAAACTTCACGCGCTCAGTTAGTTTCCAGTGATATTCATCGGGAACCAAGGAGACCTTCAATGACCTTTGAACCAGCGAGGCGGGAACACGAAAATAGACAAAATGACACACGTAGAGGAAGTATGTACATGCATAGGGGATCCAACCGTCACCCTGAGCGTGGTTTGGAAGAACGCAGGGCTTCAAATGTCCGAAGAGGAAGTATTCACCAAGTAGAGGAGAATCATCACACTGACATCAGTCGTGATAGCAGGGTTTCAAATGGTCATGTGCCAGGAGAGCGTGGTCAAAACAGCCGCGTATTTAGACATCCGGACAACGTACACTCTACCCATTATCACCAAAGACCGGTGTCAGAACCATCAAGGACATCAGGGGACCTTCCTCCAGTTGATGCTGTGACACAGAGGCGCAGAGATTTTCAAGGTGTATCCTCGGCTAGGACACGTGGAAGTAATT ATGAAGATGTACCGGACAAAGATGATCGATATGTAGTTCCAGCGTTACCGATGCCCGTAGCTATTTTCTGTTGTGTTCTTAACTTCGTTATACCTGGATTCG GTTCTATGGCTGCTTCATTATGTGTCCTTTGTTGTGCGAAAACAGATGACATGACGTGTGGAGAAAAGCTTGGTTCATGTTGTACTGTTTTCGGCATTGGGGTGCTCCAATTGCTTCTAGTCGCTTGTTTTCTTATTGGATGGATCTGGAGCTGCATCTGGGGAATTACATTTATTGGAATGTCAG caTCGTATTACGACGATGACGACGACGAGTATAATGATGACTATTACACAGACTCAAACAACCCTGCTTACAGGGCTCGAGTGCGCGGGCGCACCCCACTTCCGACTCCACAGATAGTCGTCGATCAACCATACCCGGGAATTCGTTACGAAGATATTCAACGTGACCGCCGTCGTCGGCGGGAAACCCAGCGCCGGTCAAGGTCACGAATTTCACTCACTCCTTCCAACCTCATATACCCTATGAGAGCACCGTCCAATATTGCATACAATTCGCCACCACCGCCATACCAAGCTACGTTGTCTCCACCGCCGCCATATCGTAGAGAGCAAAATAATAGGAGAAGAGAAAGTATTAGTTATGAAATTACAAACAGACAGCCCGACAGACAAAGACAG AATACCGACGTTATACATGAAGAAGAGTACAGATGA